Genomic window (Thermoplasmatales archaeon):
GCTCCTCCTCTTAAAGAAACAAGAGATGCTCTTGAGCTTATAATGGATGCTATTGAAGAAAATGGATATGAAAATGAAGTCATGCTTGCAATAGATTGTGCTGCTTCATCTTTCTATAAGGATAATTTATACTATATAGAAGGGGAAAAAAGCCGGGATGAGCTAATAGATTTTTATGAAGAAATAGTGGAGGAATATCATATAGTTTCAATAGAAGATGCATTTAGCGAGGATGACTGGGATGGATTTTCAAAATTAACAAAAAAAATGGGGAAAAAGATACAGATTGTAGGAGATGATATTTTTGTTACAAATGCAAAAAGATTAAAGGAAGGAATAAAAAAGAAAGCATGCAATGCATTGCTTTTAAAACCAAATCAGTGTGGCACGCTAAGCGAAACTCTCAAAGTTGTAAAAATATGCAATGAAAACAACTATTCAATAATGGTTTCACATCGCTCAGGTGATACATGCGATTCATTTATATCTGAGCTTGCGGTTGCAATAAACTGCGGGCAGATAAAGGCAGGCGCCCCCTGCAGGGCAGAAAGAACCGAAAAATATAATCAGTTGATTAGAATTGAAGAAGAAATTGAAAAGCCAATATATGCTGGCAAAAAATGGAGAATATAGCCCCGCCAGGATTCGAACCTGGGTCGTGAGGTCCAGAGCCTCACATGCTTGACCACTACACCACGGGGCTGAACAATGTAAAAAAATTACTCTTTAAAATTTTTACCAAAAATTTATAAATTGATATTCTATACATTATGAGGAGTGAGGTCATCTTTTTATTTTCTTTTCACCTCCTCTACCTCACTCCTCAAATTATTTCTTCAATTTAACCTCAACCTTCATGAAATCATTTGCCAAATATGAGTTTGGAAATATTTTCCTTGCCTCCTCCTCAAGGGATTTTGCATTTTTGTACCTCGGGCTTATATGGGTTAAAATTAATTTTTCTACGCATGCTTCCTTCGCTATATTTGCCGCCTGCATGGCGGTGGAGTGGAAATATTCTCTTGCTTTTTCTTCCATATCTGATGAAAAGGTTGCATCATGTATTAACACATCGCTTCTTTTTGCAAAATTTATGAGTTTGTTGCAAGGCATTGTATCTCCAGATATAACTATTTTTCTTCCAGGACGTGGCTCGCCAAGAACCATATCAGGGGTTATTTTCCTCCCGTTTATTTCTATAATTTTTCCCTTCTGTAGCTCTCTGAAAAGATGACCTTCTGGAATGCCAAGCGAGAGAGCTTTTTCTTTATTAAATTTTCCTGGTCTCATATCCTCTTCCAAACAATATGCAAGGGTTGGAACATTGTGCTCTACAAAAATGCACTTTATTTTATATCCATCAAATTCAACGCAGTCATTCTCTTTCAATTCTTGGGGGTATATATTATAAGATGGCTTAAAATAGCCAAGATGAATAACATCATTAACAACTTTATCTATCCCTTTTGGCCCGTATATATACAAATCTTCTTTCCTATCATTCAGCTGAAATGTTTGAATTAATCCAGGCAGACCAAGGATATGGTCGCCATGGAAATGTGTTATAAATATTTTTTTTATCTGCATATAACTTATTTCAGATTTTTGAAGCTGTCTTTGTGTTCCTTCTCCGCAATCAAAAAGAATTATTTCTCCCCCTCTTTTTATTGCTATTGAAGATACATTCCTCTGAATTGTTGGCCAGCTTCCTCCTGTCCCCAGAAAATATATATAGAGCTGCATCAGCAAAACTCTTCCAAAGCTTTCTTAACTTCAGTAAAGTATGTCATCGCTGGTCCTCCTTCCATGAGCACTGCAACAAGAGATGCTTCAATAATTTCCTCTTTTGTTGCTCCCGCCTTCAATGCTTTTTCAACATGTATGCCAATGCAGTAATCGCATCTTTTTGCAATTGCTATCCCAAGGGCAATTAACTCTTTTGTTTTTGTGCTTAATTGAGCATCTTTAAGAACCGAATCAACAAATTTCTGGTAATTTTTCATTGTTTCTGGCTCATTCCTTATCAAATCTTTTTTTGCCTCTTTATAACTTTCAACAATTTCTCTAAATTTTCCCATGATTAATATATCTTAGTAATAAAAATATTTTGCAATTAGAAAAATAAATTTACCTCCTTTTTATTATTTTTGTGAAGAAAATTGCTCTGCTTATAATATTAATTCTTCCTGTCTCATCGGCATGCAAGGATATAATTGTAATGGATGATGCAACATCAGGAAATTACAATCTTTTTATGAAAATTCGTGACCCATCCCGCTCCGGCTTGCAGGTTTTATTTGTTGTAAATGAAGGATATGAATATACATACCACCACCCATGGAGAAACTATAACATGGCATTTAAAACAAAATACAAGATTATAGGAGTAGCAACAGCCGGCGATACACCCCCAAACATAATAAAGGCTGGAATGATGATGACAAGCGCAGGAATTGCATATGGCGATGCGGATGTGCCAACATATTACATAAATCCAACAAGAAAAGCATGGGATGATTTTGACTGGCTCCGCTACGCCGCCCAGCAGGCGGGCAGCGAGAAAGAAGCCCTTGATTTGCTTGAAGAAGTTGTTGATATGCGTGCCCCTGGCATAGGAGAAAATCTATTTGTTGTTGGAAAAGATGCTTATGTTGTTGAGGCGGATGCATTTCATTTTTATTCGAGAAAGGCGAGTAGTATAGATGTAATGTCAAATTATCCAGAATATTTATGGAAAAGCAGGTTACTAAGAAGAATTGGAATAGCATCATCTTTTGATAGAGTTTTTGAAGGAGATGCTTTTGAAAAAGAAGTAATAAGAATAGGAGGAATTTACGGAGTAAAATTGGTGGAAGTCAAAGATGGATATGTTGTTGTAAATGAATTTCCTTTTGGAAGCGAGATAAAAATCGAAAGAGGAAATGGAAGCAAAGTTGGGAATTTTTATGTTGAATTTAAAGAAGCAAATGGAAAAAAAGCTAATTTAAAGGTTTGTTATGAATATTATGAATGGGAAAGTAGAATCACAAAAATTTTAAATGAAAAATATGGAGATATAGGTGTAATTGATCTGATGAATATATCTCGCATTCATTCATGGGAAATAGAGGGGCTGAGGGGCTTATGTGAAAATGAAATGAAAGCATGTATGATTTTTAAAATACCACTGAGCAATGCAAATACGCTGCTTGCTGGATGGTTTGCACCCGACCAATGCGCATCAGTATTTATTCCAGTTCATATATGCGATTATGATATATATGAAGATTATAAAAATGGTAAAGCAAGTGAAATTGCCCTTACAATTTTAAGAAAATATGGGCATGGAAATGTTAGTTTTGGGAACTTTGAAGAAATGCTTTTATATGAAAATGAAAAAGCAGAAGATATAGCTAAAAAAAATATTGAGAAGGCTGGCGATATACTAACTGCTGTTGATATTGAAATGCAAAAGCAAGCAATAATAATTCAGAGAATATGGTTAAATGCCAGCGAGCATGAAAAAAATTTTTTGAGGAATTTATGGAAAAAAGATTACTATACAACAATATGTGAAATTGAAAAAAATATTGATAGCATTGGAAGATTTTCTCATGATATAGGAGAAATTATTTTGAGCATGTGCAAAACAAGAGTGGATGTTGAAAGTATTATAAATGGTAGCAAATTTGATGGTGATTATAGTAAAGCATCGGATTATATAAAAAAAGGGGAATATAAAAAAGGAATTGAAATTGTGAAAAGCATATTTGAAAAAATAGATAAAAAATTATATGGTATAGAATATAAAAAATTAAGAAAAATCGATGTTTTTATCGTGGTTCTACCCATCCTACTTTTGATAGCCCTTTTAATCTTTATTTACAGAAAATTCAGATAAATCTTCTCGGGTCTGCTATTTTTCCTTCTATTGCACTCGCAGCCACAGTTGCAGGGGATGCAAGATATATCTCAGAGTCCTTTGCCCCCATTCTCCCCTGGAAATTCCTGTTTGTCGTTGTTATTGCAATTTCCCCGCTCGCAAGAATTCCCTCGTGTGCCCCCAGGCAGGGGCCGCATCCAGGATTCATAATTACCGCTCCCGCCTCTATAAATATGGAGATTAATCCTTCTTTTATTGCCTGATTGTATATCTTCATTGATGCAGGAAATACAAGCATTCTTACATTCTTTGCTATTTTTTTTCCTTTCAATATCTTTGCTGCCGTTCTTAAATCCTCTATCCTCCCGTTTGTGCATGAGCCTAGCACTGCCTGGTGTATTTCTTTTCCTTCAACTTCTTCAACACTTTTTACATTATCGACACTATGAGGGCATGCAATTTGAGGACTTAAATCTGTAACATCTATTTCTATTTCTTTTTCAAATACATCGTTTTTATCTCCTCCAAAAAGAGCAACTTTTGCACCCATTTCCATTGACATATTTGCAATTGTTATTTTATCTGCGAGGGGCATATCTTCAATTATTCCATAAAATTCGCATGCTTTATAATTTGCTCCCTCACATCCCATTTTCCCTATTATATGCAGAATTATATCCTTTGAAAAAACTGCTTTTGGCAAATTTCCAACTATATCAAATTTTATTGTTTCTGGAACTTTCAGCCATATTTTTCCTGTTGCCCATACAGCAGCCATTTCAGTTGCTCCTATTCCAGTTGAAAATGACCCCAATGCTCCATAACTTGTTGTATGGCTATCTGTTCCAACTATAAGCATCCCTTTCTTTGCATGTCCTTCCTCAATCATTACCTGGTGGCATATTCCATAATTTATATCATAGAAATTTTTTATTCCATGCTTTTTAACAAACTCTCTTATCTGTTTGTGGTTTTCTGCTGTCTTTATTGTGTTTGCTGGCACTCGATGGTCAAGTATAATAACTATTCTATCCACATCCCATGGTTTTTCTGCCATTTCTTTAAAACTTTTTATTACAAGCGCCGCATTATCATGGCTCATTGCCTTATCAACTCTTGCCTCAATTATTTCTCCTGCCTCAACTTTTTCCCCGCATTTTTCAGATAATATTTTTTCAGATAGTGTCATCCTTTCACCTTCCTTACAACATCAAGTGTTGTTCCATCTCTATATTCAATTATTGCTACAATTTCATCACTCAATTTTGGCTCCTCTGGCTCACCAACCAGACTTTTTGCCTTTTTATATAATTCTTCTATACCGACAACCTCCATTTTTCCCTTTACCGCTTCAATCAAATCTTCTCTTTCAGGATTTATTGCAATACCTCTATCAGTAACAACAACATCAACAGTATGGCCTGGTGTTGATACAGTTGTAACCTCTTTTCTTATAACTGGCAATCTTCCTCTGAGTAAAGGAACTGTTATTATGGTAATATCACTGCCAGCTGCGGCATCCTGGTGCCCCCCTATTCCATGTAAAAGCAGGCCATCTGAATGAGTATTTACATTCACATTAAAATTTAAATCAATTTCAGTTGCGCCAAGGAAGCAGGCATTCTGCCTATTAAC
Coding sequences:
- the eno gene encoding phosphopyruvate hydratase, translated to MQRIESIKARQILDSRGNPTIEVEVKTKNAEGRASAPSGASRGSREAVELRDGGEEFHGKGVRKAIENVNTILAPAIVGMDVNEQEEIDGKIIKIDGTPDKRIIGGNACIATSIACCKCAANSKKIPVHLYLNKEANLMPIPFMNIINGGKHAGNELAIQEFMIAPIMAKSFSQAIRMGCEVYYSLKEIILKKYGRNAINVGDEGGFAPPLKETRDALELIMDAIEENGYENEVMLAIDCAASSFYKDNLYYIEGEKSRDELIDFYEEIVEEYHIVSIEDAFSEDDWDGFSKLTKKMGKKIQIVGDDIFVTNAKRLKEGIKKKACNALLLKPNQCGTLSETLKVVKICNENNYSIMVSHRSGDTCDSFISELAVAINCGQIKAGAPCRAERTEKYNQLIRIEEEIEKPIYAGKKWRI
- the rnz gene encoding ribonuclease Z; its protein translation is MQLYIYFLGTGGSWPTIQRNVSSIAIKRGGEIILFDCGEGTQRQLQKSEISYMQIKKIFITHFHGDHILGLPGLIQTFQLNDRKEDLYIYGPKGIDKVVNDVIHLGYFKPSYNIYPQELKENDCVEFDGYKIKCIFVEHNVPTLAYCLEEDMRPGKFNKEKALSLGIPEGHLFRELQKGKIIEINGRKITPDMVLGEPRPGRKIVISGDTMPCNKLINFAKRSDVLIHDATFSSDMEEKAREYFHSTAMQAANIAKEACVEKLILTHISPRYKNAKSLEEEARKIFPNSYLANDFMKVEVKLKK
- a CDS encoding carboxymuconolactone decarboxylase family protein, translating into MGKFREIVESYKEAKKDLIRNEPETMKNYQKFVDSVLKDAQLSTKTKELIALGIAIAKRCDYCIGIHVEKALKAGATKEEIIEASLVAVLMEGGPAMTYFTEVKKALEEFC
- a CDS encoding 3-isopropylmalate dehydratase large subunit is translated as MTLSEKILSEKCGEKVEAGEIIEARVDKAMSHDNAALVIKSFKEMAEKPWDVDRIVIILDHRVPANTIKTAENHKQIREFVKKHGIKNFYDINYGICHQVMIEEGHAKKGMLIVGTDSHTTSYGALGSFSTGIGATEMAAVWATGKIWLKVPETIKFDIVGNLPKAVFSKDIILHIIGKMGCEGANYKACEFYGIIEDMPLADKITIANMSMEMGAKVALFGGDKNDVFEKEIEIDVTDLSPQIACPHSVDNVKSVEEVEGKEIHQAVLGSCTNGRIEDLRTAAKILKGKKIAKNVRMLVFPASMKIYNQAIKEGLISIFIEAGAVIMNPGCGPCLGAHEGILASGEIAITTTNRNFQGRMGAKDSEIYLASPATVAASAIEGKIADPRRFI